In Hippoglossus stenolepis isolate QCI-W04-F060 chromosome 13, HSTE1.2, whole genome shotgun sequence, a single genomic region encodes these proteins:
- the arl5a gene encoding ADP-ribosylation factor-like protein 5A isoform X1, with the protein MGILFTKLWRLFNHQEHKVIIVGLDNAGKTTILYQFSMNEVVHTSPTIGSNVEEIVVNNTHFLMWDIGGQESLRSSWNTYYTNTEFVIVVVDSTDRERISVTKEELYRMLAHEDLRKAGLLIFANKQDVKGCMSVAEISQSLQLTSVKDHQWHIQACCALTGEGLCQGLEWMMSRLRVR; encoded by the exons ATGGGGATACTGTTCACCAAGCTGTGGAGGCTTTTTAACCATCAAG AGCACAAAGTTATTATTGTTGGCCTGGACAATGCCGGCAAGACCACAATTCTTTACCAGTT TTCTATGAACGAGGTGGTACACACCTCACCTACGATCGGTAGTAACGTGGAGGAGATTGTGGTCAACAACACTCATTTCCTGATGTGGGACATTGGAGGCCAGGAGTCCCTTAGGTCTTCGTGGAACACAtactacacaaacacagag TTTGTAATTGTGGTGGTcgacagcacagacagagaaaggatCTCTGTGACAAAAGAAGAACTCTACAGAATGTTAGCACACGAA GATTTAAGAAAGGCGGGGCTGTTGATCTTTGCCAACAAGCAGGATGTGAAAGGTTGCATGTCTGTGGCAGAGATCTCCCAGAGCCTGCAGCTTACCTCCGTCAAAGACCACCAGTGGCACATCCAGGCCTGCTGCGCGCTCACTGGAGAGGG GCTGTGCCAGGGCCTTGAGTGGATGATGTCACGGCTGCGTGTGAGATGA
- the arl5a gene encoding ADP-ribosylation factor-like protein 5A isoform X2: MNEVVHTSPTIGSNVEEIVVNNTHFLMWDIGGQESLRSSWNTYYTNTEFVIVVVDSTDRERISVTKEELYRMLAHEDLRKAGLLIFANKQDVKGCMSVAEISQSLQLTSVKDHQWHIQACCALTGEGLCQGLEWMMSRLRVR; encoded by the exons ATGAACGAGGTGGTACACACCTCACCTACGATCGGTAGTAACGTGGAGGAGATTGTGGTCAACAACACTCATTTCCTGATGTGGGACATTGGAGGCCAGGAGTCCCTTAGGTCTTCGTGGAACACAtactacacaaacacagag TTTGTAATTGTGGTGGTcgacagcacagacagagaaaggatCTCTGTGACAAAAGAAGAACTCTACAGAATGTTAGCACACGAA GATTTAAGAAAGGCGGGGCTGTTGATCTTTGCCAACAAGCAGGATGTGAAAGGTTGCATGTCTGTGGCAGAGATCTCCCAGAGCCTGCAGCTTACCTCCGTCAAAGACCACCAGTGGCACATCCAGGCCTGCTGCGCGCTCACTGGAGAGGG GCTGTGCCAGGGCCTTGAGTGGATGATGTCACGGCTGCGTGTGAGATGA